Proteins from one Pelotomaculum isophthalicicum JI genomic window:
- a CDS encoding sulfide/dihydroorotate dehydrogenase-like FAD/NAD-binding protein, translating to MYKILKREVLAPTLFLFDIEAPLVARKAKPGQFIILRIHDEGERIPLTIADFDREKGTITCVFQEVGKTTMELATLNEGDSVRDFVGPLGEPSHIEKLGKIVCVGGGVGVAPVHPIARALKEAGNEVIGIIGARTKELLFWEDKMRNACTELRVTTDDGSYVRQGFVTDVLKEVVEEKGDIALCVAIGPLPMMRAVCNMTKEYNIKTIVSLNSIMVDGTGMCGCCRVTVGGQTKFACVDGPEFDGHAVDFAEMARRSVIYKSQEQAAVERFNHTCSCGCGGGK from the coding sequence ATGTACAAGATTTTGAAGAGAGAGGTTCTGGCGCCAACATTATTCTTATTTGACATCGAAGCGCCGCTGGTTGCCAGAAAAGCAAAACCGGGCCAGTTTATTATCCTTCGCATACATGACGAAGGCGAACGGATACCTCTAACTATCGCCGATTTTGACCGGGAAAAGGGTACTATTACCTGTGTATTCCAGGAAGTGGGCAAGACCACTATGGAACTCGCAACGCTTAATGAGGGAGATAGTGTAAGGGATTTTGTCGGTCCGCTCGGTGAGCCTTCCCACATTGAGAAATTAGGAAAAATCGTCTGTGTTGGTGGAGGAGTGGGTGTAGCACCGGTTCACCCTATTGCCAGGGCATTAAAAGAAGCGGGAAATGAGGTAATTGGTATTATCGGGGCGAGAACCAAGGAACTCCTCTTTTGGGAGGATAAAATGCGCAATGCCTGTACAGAGTTGCGGGTGACCACTGATGACGGTTCTTACGTGAGACAAGGTTTTGTCACCGATGTGTTAAAAGAAGTCGTTGAAGAAAAAGGCGATATAGCACTCTGTGTGGCTATCGGGCCGTTGCCGATGATGCGGGCCGTGTGCAACATGACCAAAGAGTATAATATTAAGACCATTGTCAGCCTGAACTCGATTATGGTGGACGGTACAGGGATGTGCGGCTGTTGCCGTGTGACAGTTGGCGGTCAGACCAAATTTGCCTGTGTCGACGGGCCGGAATTTGACGGTCATGCAGTCGACTTTGCCGAAATGGCACGCCGATCGGTTATATATAAATCTCAGGAACAAGCTGCTGTGGAAAGATTTAATCATACCTGCAGCTGCGGTTGTGGGGGTGGCAAATAA
- the nusB gene encoding transcription antitermination factor NusB, giving the protein MSRRQARERALQVLFQVDLGNVEPDEAFSKMDGSLGKLKKNEEFAQQLVSGTLANLMSIDRVIEGISKDWNIKRMANVDRNIMRLALFEILYCKDIPNNVSVNEAIELGKIFGSEESAKFINGILGRVVEKPEIYQENIEL; this is encoded by the coding sequence ATGAGCAGGAGACAGGCCAGAGAAAGGGCTCTTCAGGTCCTGTTCCAAGTTGATCTGGGTAACGTTGAGCCGGACGAGGCTTTTAGCAAAATGGACGGGAGTTTGGGCAAGTTAAAAAAGAATGAAGAATTCGCGCAGCAGCTTGTCAGCGGAACCTTGGCCAACTTGATGTCCATCGACCGGGTTATCGAAGGGATAAGCAAAGACTGGAACATTAAGAGGATGGCGAATGTCGATAGAAATATAATGCGCTTGGCGCTTTTTGAGATACTGTACTGTAAGGATATACCAAACAACGTTTCTGTAAATGAAGCTATAGAATTAGGTAAGATATTCGGAAGCGAGGAATCGGCGAAGTTTATCAACGGCATCCTTGGGCGCGTTGTGGAAAAACCGGAAATATACCAAGAAAATATTGAGCTTTAG
- a CDS encoding DUF2273 domain-containing protein — protein sequence MPEKRGIDLSIIQEILDKHLGKAAGVLLGLIFGWFAIKYGFFKALFVAACVVAGYYLGKRLDEKIDFREFILKIFGER from the coding sequence TTGCCGGAGAAAAGAGGGATCGATTTGAGCATAATTCAGGAGATATTGGACAAGCACCTGGGTAAGGCAGCAGGTGTTTTATTGGGTCTGATTTTTGGCTGGTTTGCTATCAAGTACGGCTTTTTTAAAGCGTTGTTTGTTGCGGCATGCGTTGTTGCGGGCTACTATCTGGGTAAGCGTCTTGATGAAAAAATTGATTTCCGGGAATTCATTTTAAAAATTTTTGGTGAGCGGTAG